The following are from one region of the Aquirufa lenticrescens genome:
- a CDS encoding PI-PLC domain-containing protein, which yields MKKIALFCLLSLALQAQSPLLKAHAHNDYEHERPFFDAFQLGFGSIEADVYAVNGQLLVGHERNQLSLNRNLKDLYIDPIIRVLKANKEGNFHQLLIDSKTSADSTLPLIIAALKPHAEIIQQKGFRIVISGNRPKPSQYIESPAWITFDGHSDERFPTNKVVLESESMLKFGFWGGQGPIPAALKEKLKNYVDQVHANGRKVRLWATPDSLLGYQALLDIGVDYIGTDKLSLLADYLKFSESK from the coding sequence ATGAAAAAAATTGCCCTTTTTTGTTTGTTGTCACTCGCTTTACAGGCGCAGAGTCCTTTGTTGAAAGCGCACGCACACAATGATTACGAACACGAAAGGCCGTTTTTTGACGCTTTTCAGCTTGGTTTTGGCTCCATTGAGGCGGATGTGTATGCGGTGAATGGTCAATTATTAGTCGGTCACGAACGAAATCAACTTAGCCTGAATCGCAATCTGAAGGATTTGTATATCGATCCTATCATCCGTGTTTTGAAGGCGAATAAAGAGGGTAATTTTCATCAATTATTGATTGATTCGAAGACCTCCGCAGATTCCACTTTGCCCTTGATTATTGCCGCCTTGAAGCCTCACGCTGAAATCATCCAGCAAAAAGGATTCCGAATTGTGATCTCCGGAAACCGTCCTAAACCCTCGCAATACATCGAATCACCCGCTTGGATCACCTTTGATGGACACTCTGATGAGCGTTTTCCCACGAATAAAGTGGTGTTAGAGAGTGAATCGATGTTGAAGTTTGGCTTTTGGGGTGGGCAGGGACCTATTCCTGCAGCTTTGAAGGAAAAGCTTAAAAATTATGTCGATCAAGTCCATGCAAACGGTCGAAAAGTCCGTCTTTGGGCTACGCCAGATTCTCTTTTAGGATATCAAGCTCTTTTAGATATCGGTGTGGATTATATCGGTACCGATAAGCTGAGTCTGTTGGCGGATTATTTGAAATTTAGCGAGAGTAAATAA
- a CDS encoding sugar phosphate isomerase/epimerase family protein has translation MTTRREFLAITLATTLPISSLFAANKSYSLGYSSITWSGQDELAIKEISSLGFKGIQLRANTFAKYGENPAALKALIDQAGLQLCMFSSGNVEIDPAKVDASIAQHVKHANFVKTLGGTSIQLTNSLRKKGVKPEEKDLIRLAEVMNEIGAKTKEIGIQATYHNHMDQFGETPEEVELLVNHMDPSKIRLLLDVAHYFQGGGNPAEAVLKYRKVLHSLHVKDVRQTEPRYRFVELGQGKVNLEEVFANLDKIKFKGFAIVELDAVPDAGKTPLSCAETSKEFLKGKIHYPFS, from the coding sequence ATGACAACTAGACGCGAATTCTTGGCCATTACCTTGGCTACCACACTTCCTATATCATCTCTTTTTGCTGCGAATAAATCCTATTCTTTAGGTTATTCTTCCATTACATGGAGCGGTCAAGATGAGCTAGCCATTAAAGAAATTTCAAGTCTAGGTTTTAAAGGCATTCAATTAAGAGCCAATACTTTTGCTAAATACGGTGAAAATCCGGCAGCATTGAAGGCCTTGATTGATCAGGCTGGTTTGCAATTATGTATGTTTTCGAGTGGTAATGTGGAGATTGATCCTGCTAAAGTAGACGCCTCCATCGCACAACATGTTAAGCATGCTAACTTTGTAAAGACTCTGGGTGGTACTTCCATTCAATTGACGAATTCTCTACGTAAGAAAGGGGTGAAGCCGGAGGAGAAAGACTTAATTCGTTTAGCCGAAGTCATGAATGAGATCGGTGCTAAAACGAAGGAAATCGGAATTCAAGCTACTTACCACAATCATATGGACCAGTTTGGAGAGACTCCCGAAGAAGTTGAATTGCTTGTAAATCATATGGATCCTAGTAAAATTAGATTGCTTTTAGATGTAGCCCATTATTTCCAGGGTGGCGGTAATCCAGCGGAAGCGGTATTAAAATACCGTAAAGTATTGCATTCTCTTCATGTAAAAGATGTACGCCAAACCGAGCCTCGCTACCGTTTCGTTGAATTAGGGCAAGGGAAAGTGAATTTAGAAGAAGTGTTTGCTAATTTGGACAAAATCAAGTTCAAAGGCTTCGCCATCGTTGAATTAGATGCTGTTCCAGATGCAGGTAAAACACCATTATCTTGTGCTGAAACCAGTAAGGAATTTTTAAAAGGTAAAATTCACTATCCTTTTTCTTAA